aatgaaaatgagttacaacacaagtccatctcatacattagagtttcttagaaagtacattattataataccaaatatagagtgcggaatgataaacagcggaatattaaaagataacatctagcgataagataatgagaatttcgtctgagcccaccagaagaatcctccacacaaggtactcctcaagcatcacctgcaacaggggtaaacaaaccctaagtacacaatatactcgcaagacttatccgaccagtgggaatactttcccgacaccaaggaatatgctaggctttatggtttgctggttctcttttagcaaaaaaacaatactaatagtgagtccttattgatacattattatcatcagccatattaagttttcatctagtcaacctatataagcacctgttctactttcaagcaagagttgagcaatcgatactgtttcttctcctttttccacttacagttcttactacggtgctaaaccgcagacaagccgtaccggataacccggtgattcgcgaatcaatgtgcccagctgggtgccccgaagacacacgtcccgcttataccccaagcacaagcaggactaacccaccactcacctgtcccgggtgtctaggtccccatccaaacttagactccaagcccccgcctctgagtctcggactcagtgcggtgcaaggaccaccacctcctcttcccatcagtcggtccagaaagagctggatccgcgataagagagcagcaagccttccctatgcccatacccaagtatgtgctcgggacaataatctgtgacttgcctagagtcatatgcaacgactggtccttaatcgacacagataagaaaaaagtgtaaccgggctatgccctgttggccgcaggacacaacccctcacacccaccagtaccagatccacatccctacccggtcaccattttcctttcccttatttcatcatgatatcatagtttaaccacctatttgcgagtaacggcaggttactcacgctaccgacatcctgagcatagcagctactcgacctgttctagtaggactcatggtggatatatttatgcatgtggtttccataaaatgcctgtacgtaaatgcatatcatatattcagtgatcatttaaaaaaataggggttatgcaccggggcttgccttgggtaggtgccGGGTccgcaaagtcagtaccaacaggctcctgggctccctcctgtgcgaagagctcctcttcgtactcctcgatcaccttgtcgtactctggctcaccgacgggtacgaagtctaactgttcgtgatctacatgaaatgacgatgcaatgattagCACTACGGCAACAGAacttctcaatgcaaaagtacctctattaaactactaagtgatatctacccactaaagtctaagctacgtaCCAGCACTACTAACAATACAAGTATGAACGTGTCATACATTCTTACGGTGACTAcagatactcctactcctaatgccagtttacgatacattcactaaagcaaggataataactacgccaTTAAACGACTCGCTCTACGGCTACCAAATTTTATAGCAAGTATATAAAGGTCTAAGGACCCTACTATAACAATTTCGaagctaaagctattgtcggTTTTCCACAACAATTCTTGCAATTATTGATCGATATAATTCTAAGCTTTCTATTTaaatcttatgagcctaccatcctaacagctaatggtgaactaactgtactaacaggtagatgacatttttgtgaacctatcAAACtaagtttcgctatttttggacaaccatgcaatttactacgatttatcgaagttggattcataacataaaataaataagcatttctaatTCTAGGAAATAAGGAAAACCGAAACCTCTTTCGCCGGCCCACAACGCGCGGCCCGGTCCAGCGCGTCATCCCGCCCGCGTGCGATGGCAGGCCAGCGCAcggcccacgcggaggcgcggcccagACGGCCAATGACCCGCGACGGGGAAAGGCCTGCGCGTGTCGGCAAAATTGCACGGCACCCCCGACGTACACGGTATTTGCTACAAGACCTACGGTACTGTTTCGCTAGTCTGCAGTTTTACACCTGCACCCTCCAACTTCTACGTCTTCACCGTGGCGTAGTCCCTAGCCCCCCCAGGgcgcgcaccggcgcgacggcgcggGCACTGGGCGACTACGCTGGCCACACCTGAACCTCTACAGTctacctaaggggtcgatagGTACCTTGACGACAAGTCGAAGCTACAGGAGGCGATACGGCGAGCAGAGGCATAGTGACGAACTCCCTCCCCAGCGGTGGCTCCTGATCTGCAAAGGTGGCCACGTTCCCGTGAGCAACAGCGAAGGCGAGGCCAGCACATGAGTGCACGAGCACCAGGGAGTACTCATCGACACCATGGCACTAACGGTTTGGTTGGAGGCAgtctgagcaaggctggccacgtgaGCTCACGGTGGTGTGGTGGTGCCCGACGGTGGCACTACCGTGGCGGTGGGGCTGGCCTGCTGTGAAGCTACGGCTGCGGGGCGCGGGATGCTCAGGAGGACATGGCGAGActgtgggtgcactgaatcgcCACGAGGTGTACTACGGGGCTGGCTCGCCGATGGAGGGCGTCGGCTCGGCCTTATGGACCCGGTGGCGCGGTAACTCGAAATTGGAGCATAGTGAGGTGAGAACGGCAGCACGGTAGGGTAGGTTGGATGATCGGCTGCCTAATAGAGCTGCAAGCAAAGCTAATCGAAACGTGGTGCAACCACTACGACGAATTGGGAGAAATCGTCACGGCGGCAAGGAGACAGCGGAGACAGGGGAGGTCCTGGCTTGGCTCGTCTACGGTGTCAACGTTCGGGCCAACATCACCACTACAGACAACGGGACAGGCGGGACGTACCCCTAGACGGCTGCCTGCATGGCCACAGCAGCAACGCGACGAACGCGGTATGGCGCCATTGCTGCAGTCAGCGCCCAACATCGACACAAAACGATGCGACGCGGAGGTATGGCGGTGTAGGTGGACGTCCATCAAGCGCATAGCCAAGGAGACAACAGAGCAGAGCTAGCCTAGCCGTTGGCGCCATGCAGTGAATGACCTAGCGCGCTCCCGGCCAAGACGTCGCAGAACACGGCATGGCGCGACAGTTTGGTCAGCGGGCAGCAGCGTGGCCGAGGCCGGTAGTGGCTGGGGTCGTAGTGGCGCGGTGGCAGGCGACCATGGCGCACGATGCCAGAACGGTGGACGCGATGCGAGCGCGAACGTGGTCGGCACGACAGAGCGCTGGCAATGCCAGCCGCGTGCCAGGCCAGGGGTGACCGTGCCCAGTGCCGATTTCAGTGACGCACATGCTTTTTAAAGCAAGCAGGAAACTAGTACGCGATGCTCCAAAAGCCGAACTAACTATTTGATACACCATAGGGTACATTAAGCTATCTAACGGAGCCAAGATATCATCCTACTGTTTAAGCCAATCGTTCCACAGAGCTTGCCAAAAGTGGCATCGTCGACCACTTTCAAAACGTACGAGAACGACGTTGAAACGAATGGTTCTGCGTCGGAAACAAACCCAGCCTACTCACAGTTCTAACCAGCTATCCTTATCCGACCACACCTATTTCATCGCCGTTAGCCAACGTTCTATAGCACTTTGATTTCGACAACCAATCGATCGGAATACTACATAGTAATATATGAAACGTAACCACAGACTCATGTTTcgtatgaatgtttcaagtgccgaacatcgAGGAATACATTatgtcatacacatatgcacataaatcagatgcttacgaaatgtttcagcaaaacattacaatgtaacactagggtgttacacgatgagtgatcggacgctggttgaGTCCGGTCgtgcgtgaccggacgcgtccgatcacgagtgaaaccttactagaaacgaccgaacgttgatgatggtgcgtccggtcactttgggcAGCGTGTTCGGTCATAACTTAagtgtactgatgaccattgagatcgggcgatgaGCATTTAAGcaagggacacgtggcgtgcatcgcgcaactggacgctggggtcccgCGTCTGGTCAAACCgaccgatgcgtccggtcaccccgtttttcagtggactgaggaaccaacggctctatttcatgggagcttctatttaatccccatggtcggctcaagctcactctcttggtcatttgtattgacatagcaaccttgtgagcttagccaaagccctcccactcatctccatcattgattcatcatctttgtgagattgggagagaatccaagtacattgcttgagtgattgcatctagaggcacttggtgttcgtgtttcgctgtgggattcacttgttgctcttggtggttgccgccacctagacggtttagagcagcggaggaggattggcatgagtggatgattgttcgtggccatctcccggtgattgtgaggggtcttgtgccttccccgacggagcgccgaaagataactcttgtggattcgtgtcattgagttacctcacttgcgggtaggttcttatggtgtccacttgtatggacaaggttcgtgcaacacctcttagccgccgaaccaccagttttggtcgacacaacggggactagcgtgccgacaagcacgtgaacctcgggagaaaaattggttgtctcttgccctttggtattctcccggtgattgagttaatattcatcttgtgattggttcactcctctacgcggcggtatgtcaccttactcatttacattcccgcaaactaattgtagcaagctctttagtgtagctagaattgagagcttgctttgtagcttaagttcatctagtgaagctctttagtgtagcaagtgtgagagctcttagtgagtagtaacttagtaaattgtgtgattagtgatcatagtaactagaattattggataggtggcttgcaacccttgtagagctatagCAAGTTggtttttcgctatttgtcatactaatcaaattcctctagttggtttgtagatttttaaatagactattcaccccctctaaccatattaggacctttcagccggggTAGGAGAGGGTCAACAGCTTGCTTGAGCCCGCCGGTTGCGCCAATGGCTTGCTCGAATCCATCGGCCGGATCCCATGGGACGCGGGGAAGGGTCGCGGCGGCCATGGAGTGGGGGGAGGGGACGCCATGGAAACCGTCGGACTTGAGGGAAGACGCATGTGGAGAAGGGGTGGCTggatccatggaggggaggggaggaagcTTGTTTAAGCCGCCATGGAGTGAGGTGAGCACCCATTTATTTTGATGAGGTGAACGTCTTTATTTCTTTAAAAACTATTTTTTAAGGAGGGAGGTTTTGATCTTGGTTTCTTTGAGGGAGATGGCCTTAGGATCCTGGTATGTACATGCCCTCAAGCCCCTCATATCCTTTTTGTCctcttttctaagttttttatgcTTTTGTGATGGTCTAgataggaggagagagaaaagagaAGGTATTTATGTTGTTAGTCCATGGTGTCATAGATCTATATGTAGATGCGTGTGTGAGAGGTCGATCTAGTAGCTAGGTATACTGGTGGTGTATATAAATCTAGTTTATACTGGTCTAGTTTGTGTCATATATAGCGCCATAATTATTGGTATGCATGTATATTTTTTGTGTCAATTTAATTGTACTGGCTAATTACACACACCATAAAATACAAGACGTACTTGTGCAGAGGGTGACGGTCCAGACGTAGATTAAGCTGGCGTAGGGGATGCCCGGGTTGGCCGCCTTGTGACGGTCCACGGCGCACCCAGGGCACCCGTCCACGTAGTCGTACTCGCCCTCCGCCTCCGCGGCcaccgacgacgatgacgactgctgctccaccgccgccgacgTCTTCTCCAGCAACGGCGCCACCGCCGAGTCTCCCCAACCCATCATATCGATCGGTCGATCCGATCGATCTCTCGATGGATGGAATCAATGCCGCCCGCGCGCTCAGTCTGCTGATGGGTGCCTACTCGATCAGCTAGCTCCGCGCTATAGCTAGCTACTGCCTACTGCACATGCGCGCGCAGCTGCACGCCGTGGCCCTACCACTGCCGGCCTACCAcaacgagcgagcgagcgagaacCATGTACAACGTAACAGCTCGCTCGCTATATATGGAGGATGGACCAGCTTGCTTGCTTTAACAAAGAGCGagcgagagaaagagagaagTTGTTTGTTCAATTCCTTGGATAGAATGGCCACACGTGTCTGCATTCATGCGGTGGTTTTGTTACTACTAATTTTTGTTGTTTCCGTAGCGCTCAAGTACATAACGACCTTGCATATGCGCAGCCAGCACAATATGATGAGTACCATTAGACACCAAacggcctgttcgttggttggtttctgagctggtttggactggctggcaCTGTTagctgactggtttgggctgactgaaaccaacaagcgaacatgctgaaagATGCATGTACTGAAGCTTCCGATCCATCCTCTGGACTGGACTACTCGTCGATCGGCGAGAGTGTTTTATATTATTCCGTGTGGATCCCCGCGGATATAGGAGAGCATGCATCAACAAACAATGAACTACTCCGTATTTATAGGCTAACAACTAGCTAACACCTTGACCAAAAATTAGATTTGCCCATAAAGCCCTCCTATTTAGATAAAGAGCTATTTTTAATTAGCTGCTAATTATGAGCCTATAGGATCTAAACAGAAACTAATTTTTAAAGCCCTCTCTCTAGCTCTCAAAAAATGCTAGTTTCAACGATTTTTTAAGTCGAGCAAACTGTATACACCCAGTTTTCATCTAAGGAAACACATCCCTTCTCTCTTCATAAATTTCTTTTTTTGACAGAAAAAAAATCAGTCACAACTCTCCTAATATGCCATCCGTGGTCATATGTTGCAGTCACGACAAGTGCGCATTTTTCTTTCTTTCGAACTACCTCCTAAATTTATGTTCCATTCACATCTGTTGATGATTACGCCTACACACATGCATGTCGTGAATTCACAATAGGTGTCCACAACTACCCCATGCAGATGGTCCACATACTTCCAACAAAAAGATTTTGAGAGAGTCTTGATTAACACAGAGCAGATACAAAAAGGGCGCCACCTTTGTTAATGTATAGGAGGCATCCAGAGACAAACGCCCGCCCCTGTTAATCATTAACGGAGTCAGACGTCTTAAGAGGACCACCTCTGTTAATGCTCTATTAATAGAGACTAACATCATTAGTCGGTTGCCTCTGTTAATGGAGCATCAATGCCCGCTTCTGTTAATGACAGGCTATAAATACACCCTAATCACCTCCATCTTCTTCCTCCACGAGCTCACCTATTTATTTTTATATGGGGTGGACATCTTTGGTTCTTCTAAAAAAACACAATTTTTCAAGGAGGGAGATTTTGATCTTGATTTATTTGAGGGAGGTGGCCGTGCGAGCTTGAAATGTGCCCTCATATCCTATTTTTGTGCTCTTTTCTAAGTATTTGATGCGTTTGTGGTGGTCTATATCTAATTGTAATGATGCGAGGAGAGAGAAAAGAGAGGACATTTATGGTGCTAGTTCATGGTGTTCTAGATCTAGATGCGTGTGTGAGAGCTCAATGTACTAGCTAGATCTAGTGGTGTATATAGTTCTATAGTTTATGTTGTTTTAGtttgtgtgtgtctatatatatataattactacctggctataaaataatttattatgtagccactttgagttacgataattactatattaatttacgaaattatagtaactccttactaagtggtttactataacattatggtaaatatccccatgtgttatagtaacccaactatcgtaaatatgtattgacattatcgtaaattagtatataaaattattgtaaatggaggtggctacagaataacttattttgtagctggctacagaatatatatatatatatatatatatatatatatatatatatatatatatatatcttaatcTTGTGTACATACAAGTTATGCACCATCTTAGTATAAGATTCATATATCGATGCATCTATAATATTTTTCCGCTACAAGGTTACCATGGAAAGGTTACAATGGATGTGACAGAGTTTGTTGACAACGCCTGAAAGCATGCTTTGAGTGAGAATCGGTAGGAACATGTATGTCTGTGTTCTCACTGCAAGAATGAGCGTGTTTGGATGATAGATGGTTGTGAAGTCAAATCTCTCTTGATCAGGTGGAATTTTGTCCAGGGTTATACAGTTTGGACATTCCAAGGCGAAAGAGGGGCGACTGATCGAGCATCTAGAGGAACATGGATGCAGATAGACCATCAAAATTGTAGTGCTCAGTGAGGTCTATaattttgtagacaattttatccaaagtcatttagagtcctaaatattcattttattttcttaaattctgaaattcaaaattgagAAATTTCAAATGACTTCGGACGCAGacatttgaaaaatataaatttcaaataaaaaagaattttaattttttttaaataaaaacatcaactacaaagttataatCTCAATAAAATTTTGTTATAAAATTTGTCTCGTCCGACTTCATatacaaaagttatgaatttttagaTGTACTAAGGTTGTACTATAATAGTCAGGGATATTTTGGTTATTTTTAACTTCTCTCTCCCATACACTCCTCAGAAATAATATTTTAATAGCTATAGTGTCTAGGTAATTACCATGGTTGAATAGCATCTTCTAGTAAAGACACATTAATAGCTACAACGAGAATTTACCTATTTATACATACGTGCTTCTTTATGTCGTTCCCACACCTAATAACATGTTAGGAGCCTTGTTGAAGCGTTTGATTAGGACTTTTCTAAATCCCTGAACTATCATTTGTTGAGTCTAGTATGCAGTTTGTTGGagctttttattattattattattattattattattattattattattattattattattattattattattattatgattattattattattattattattattactattttGCTCCCACCCCCTAAATTGAGGATGGGTAGTCCATCGCCGGAGATGCTCTAGCCGCATATACTCTAGACGCGACTtgtcatcactccattcggctgGCTCTCCTCATAAAATACTGTTCACCTAatagtcagaatagtattttcctcccacaataaatcagtcaaaaACGACCGGCTGGCTTTAATCCAGCTCAGCCGAACAGACTATTGACTTCCAGCTTGCTTAATTTGTTTATACGTATTTGCCGGTAGTGGCTTGCCCCGCCGGTACTGTGGGTAGCGTACAGCAACAAAATGAATGTCGTAGCGGCCTCATcagccgtacgtcgtcctcgacACCAACCAGCCTATAGTAGTATAATTGTACACGGACGCCAGCACAGTACAGTACCATAGTATACTACTCCGTATACCAGACGGTGGCGTCAGCACTTGCGTCGTCATCGGTGGTGAGCGAGTCCGAGACACAGCAGTCAGGTCGAGGTTGTTTGCTTGGCTGCTTGCGTTGCGTGCTTTGTCGCTCGCTCAACCGtctgggttcataaacccgggtttTTCAGGAACCAGCTTTCACGCCAAGGCTCGGTCCGGGCAGATAACATATAATTTATGAGTCAGCTCAAGAGTCTAAAACGACAGACCGGAAGGAcggcccagtcaccgaccggaaggtctggccgaaaaGGAACATTGCTCTCTCGTCGgctgcttcggcccacctctccgacagGAGCGTTCGCTTCTAGTCCAGCCACCACCAGACAGcacctccgatcggaaggcctggcccaaaacactacttccgactcagaccctgcgtctccgaccggggatcatAGGaatcctgctcaccgctcttctccgaccgacgcactcagagccgactggagccatccgacaagggacgcccgttcggtaggaaccagaagacgtgcggagaaaagcaaggcaggctcataagtcaaaatcactgtaccagggaccataccctgcgcggaacagtactctgcagccaccctgacacaaacaatattgtaggcgccgacatctccctctatagtattgtaggggacgctaaaactc
This sequence is a window from Miscanthus floridulus cultivar M001 chromosome 10, ASM1932011v1, whole genome shotgun sequence. Protein-coding genes within it:
- the LOC136486197 gene encoding uncharacterized protein, with translation MMGWGDSAVAPLLEKTSAAVEQQSSSSSVAAEAEGEYDYVDGCPGCAVDRHKAANPGIPYASLIYVWTVTLCTNHEQLDFVPVGEPEYDKVIEEYEEELFAQEGAQEPVGTDFADPAPTQGDA